The genomic interval ATGCTTCCAGCGGTAGCAAGCTCCTTAGCCAAGTATCTAACAAGATGCTGGCAGTCTCTGTTGAGCGTCTCACATATATGCTTTAAGTTAGTGATGAAAGTCCGATTTCCCGCGATCACTACTGAGGGCCTAGGCGGTTCGAAACGTGTCTTGGTGGCCGCACCTTTAGGTAAATTCGAGTAAAGCCTGTTCAGCTGTTGCTCGTAGTTCTTCTCGTTCATTTATGATTCACGGAAATTGCTCAAACATATTATGATGCAGAGGAGGTAAAAGGAGTTTCGGTCTACGATAACCGCTCCGTCCTTAAGTGGTTCCCATCTCCCAACTTCGCATGTACTCAATTTGTTCAGCTGTGAGGTTATCTATCTCAACCTTCTGGCTCTGGAGAGCTAGCTTCGCTACCCTCTCATCGATCTCCTCTGGAACTCTGAAGACCTTAGGTTCCATATCACGCCCGTGACGTAAAAGATATTCAACCGAGAGAGCCTGATTCGCGAAGGACATCATCATAACTTCCGGCGGATGACCTTCAGCAGCCGCGAGATTGACGAGCCGACCCTCAGCCAATAGGTAGATGCGTCGCCCATCCTTCAACCGATACTCGTCAACATTTGGTCTAATCAACCTCTTTTGTTCAGCGAGCTCACTCAGTTCAGCGATGGATACCTCCACATTGAAGTGGCCGGCGTTGGCTATCACGGCACCACTCTTCATCTTTGACATATGTTCCCCGCGTATCACGTTTATATTACCAGTAGCAGTTACGAAGAAGTCGCCTATCTCGGATGCCATTAGAAGCGGCATCACCAAGAAGCCGTCCATCTTGGCTTCAAGAGCCTTCAAAGGGCTAACTTCAGTTACTATCACGTTGGCGCCCATCCCACGGGCTCTCATCGCTATACCACGGCCACACCAGCCGTAGCCGCAGACAACGAAGCTCTTTCCAGCTAAAAGGAGACCCGTAGCACGCAGTATACCATCGATGGTACTCTGACCTGTTCCGTAACGATTGTCAAAGAGGTATTTCGTGTAGGCGTCGTTCACCGCGATAATTGGGTAGCTCAGAACCCCGGATTTAGCCATAGCTCTAAGCCTCACGACGCCGGTGGTGGTCTCTTCCGTACCTCCGATCACTGCTCGCAACTGATCCTTCTTCTTGGTGTGTAGTGTCATGACTAAGTCTGCACCATCATCGAGGGTAACTTCAGGTTGATGTGAAAGTACATTCTCTATGCACCTATAGTACTCCTCGCCTGTCTGACCTCTCCAAGCATAGACATTAGTACCTTCGCTAGCTAATGCTGCCGCAACATCGTCTTGGGTCGAGAGAGGATTAGAGCCGCAGAGATAGACCTCCGCCCCTCCAGCTTTTAGGGTCCGAGTAAGGACTGCGGTCTCTTTAGTAACATGAAGACATGCGCCGACCTTAACACCTTTGAGAGGTTTACGTTTCTCAAAGTCGCTCCTGATACTCATGAGTACCGGCATTCTGCTCTCAGCCCACTCGATGGATAAGCGGCCTCCCACGGCTAGGGAGATATCCTTGACCTCAAACTCTCGCATAGCCACCCCTCCAAGTTGACCCTATTATCCTGAGTAGGAGGATTTAAGCCTCTTTCACCACGGTATTATGACAGATATATTGGGAAGCTACACTCTATAGGTGTATACTAGTAGACTGGTATAAGGAGGGGGAAGACAGCTCTTGGGGAGATGGCTGGTCACATCAGCTTGGCCATACATTAACCATGTGCCACACCTAGGGACGATGATTGGTTCTGTTCTCTCAGCGGATGTTGTAGCTAGATATCTGCGGATGAAGGGCGAAGAGGTGGTCTTCGTAAGCGGCTCTGACGAGCATGGCACACCTATAGAGGTCGAAGCCATAAAGGAAGGGAAACATCCGAAGGAACTTACAGATAGAAACCACGCCAAGATAAAAGACCTCTTCCAGAGGTGGAAAATCTCCTTCGACAACTACACAAGAACCGAGAGCCCCGTTCACAAAGAGATAGTACGGGAGATCCTCCTTAAAATTTACAAGAACGGTTACATCACCACGGAAGAAACCATACTTCCATGGTGCCCCAGATGCCAACGTTTCCTGCCGGACAGATTCGTAGAGGGAATATGCCCATACTGCGGGTATGAGGGAGCACGTGGGGATCAATGTGACTTCTGCGGCAGACTTCTTGAGCCTACCAAGCTGATTGGACTACACTGCACAATCTGTGGGGCACACCCAACTCTTAGGAAGTCTAAACATTGGCTCTTCGACTTGCCCAAGTTCTCGCAAAAACTTCTAGAATACATTGAAAACAATAGGCAGCTGCCAGACAATGCTAGGAACGCTACGCTCAAGATGATAGAGGAAGGCCTCAAACCCCGACCCATAACACGTGACAACTTTTGGGGGATACCAGCCCCATTCCCCGGGGCAGAAGGCAAAACCGTTTATGTCTGGATAGAAGCAGTGCTCGGGTACATTTCAGCCACAATTGAATACTTTAGAGACAAAGATAACCCCGAGGGTTGGCGTGACTATTGGGTTGACCCCTCGACACGGACGCTCTACTTCGTCGGGAAGGATAACATCCCTTTCCACACAATAATACTGCCAGCGCTTCTCTTAGCCAGTGGAGAGAAATATAATTTGCCATGGAATGTGGACTCGACAGAGTTTCTCATGTTCGAGGGGCAGAAGTTCTCTAAGAGCCGCAGAGTTGGAGTCTGGATTGATGAAGCACTTGAGATGTATCCTGTTGATTACTGGAGGTATACGCTCATTTCATCCAGACCGGAGGCGAAGGACTCAAACTTCACATGGGATGGCTTCTTAGAGAAAGTGAACTCCGACCTCAACGATACCCTAGGAAACTTCATACACCGCACACTAACCTTCGTCGACCGCTACTATAGCGGGCGTATACCTAAACCTAACAGGCTAGATAAGGAGGATGAAGCGGTACTCCAATCGATAAAGAAGTATAGCGCCGATGTTGCCTCCTATATTGAGCGGTTCAGGTTGCAAGCCGCAGTTGGGGCTGTAATGGAGCTAGCACGTCTCGGAAATAAATACATCAATGACAGGGAACCTTGGAAGACCATCAAGACCACTCCGGAGAGGACTGCGGCCACCATCTACACATCTGCGCAGATCGTAAAAGCGCTGGCAGTTCTATTAGCACCTTTCATGCCCTCCACGGCGGAATATGTCTGGGGGCTTCTGGGGCTTCCAAATAGCGTCCACGATCAGAGATGGATGTCTGCATCTGAGGAGCTGCCACCAAACCATAGAGTAATGAAGCCTAAACCAATCTTCTCCAAGATTGAACTCTCAGAGGTTAGACGCAAGCTGGAAGTGGGAGCCGTGGCAAGGGATGAAGGCAAGATGACAGTAGATGAGCTCTCCAAGTTTAGCCTCAAGATAGGCAAGATCATCGATGTGAACTCGGTTCCAGGATCTACAAAACTATACAAGTTGACTGTGGACATTGGGGGAAGCGAACATAAGACGGCTGTAGCAGGATTAAAGGGAAACTATTCAGCAGAGGAGTTGAGGGGTAGGTTGGTAGCAGTAGTTACCAATATAAAGCCGCAGAAGATCTTTGGCGTAGAATCTGAAGTAATGATCCTAGCTGGTGAGGACGACGAAAAAGTTGCACTACTGCAACCAGACCGACAGCTGAAACCTGGGAGCAAGATCTATTAAATGGAACTCAAACTTGACCTCCACGTCCACACAGTCTACTCTCTGGATAGTTATATCACCCTCGAGGAGGCTATCGAACGCGCAAAAGAGCAGGGTTTGGATGGTGTAGCCATCACGGACCACAACACCACCAAGGTCTGTAACAGGCTGCCGAACAACTCAGGTCTAATTATTGTGCCAGGTATTGAGGTAAGTTCGTTGGGGGCTCACATACTGGGGCTCGGTATTAGAGACAACATTCCAAGGTCGATGCCAGCCGCTGAGACCGTTGAAGCAATTCACAGCCTAGGCGGAGTAGCAGTCATTGCGCACCCAACCTCTATCTTAAAGGGCGCTAAAGAAGAAACTATTAAGCTGGCGAGACCAGACGCTATCGAGACAGTGAACTCTTCGACTATATGGCCCTTCTCGACCAAGATGAGCCGGCGACTGGCGGAGAAGTTAGCGTTACCTCAGACGGGTGGGAGTGACGCCCATACCCCCAAAAGTATCGGTACAGCTTATACCCGTATCGATGTTGATAGACCAACGCTCGACGATATCCTTAAGGCGTTAAAGGAGGGGAGGAGTAAAGCTGAGGGAGGTAGGGATTCTTGGAGAAATTTGGCGTTTAGGGTGGGTATGCGTGTTATAAAAAGTGGGAGGGCCTTTAGATCTCGTCCTCTATCTGATCCAGGTTTAGGTTTATGAGAATCTTCTTGTCAAATCCTGTTCGATCTTCTAGATCTGTCAAGTCTATCCCTCTAACAGGTCTTGAAGGATTGTGGATTTGAACACGCTCGGGCAGTATGACTTGTAATACTTTCATCGCTCTCTCCCTCCAGAGTTAACCACACTCTATAGCTTAGAGGATATATTCTATTGTATTTCAATTTAAATTAAAAATAAATACCAATGAAATATTAAAATATAAGCCTTTAGTTCGGCAAGCCAAACAATTATAAAAAAACACGTCAAAAACGATGATTAACGAATCCTTTTTTTAAAGGATTCGTATGGAATATCCTTTGGTAAGATACATGCCCATTAATGACAACGCGGCCGGTCACTGAAAAAGGCATCTCATGATCTTTACGCTCTGCAAACCAAAACAGTAAATACCCCACGCCTCTTTGTGGATGGCGACTCGGATTCCCTGCGTCTCATTTTTCGATTCTTCGAAGATTATGCACCCTTAACCCGTGCCCAAGCCTCTGGAATAGAGTACCGCCAAGCAGAGCTAATTTTCACCTATCTGCTACATTCAAATTCTTTAGAGTGAAGCCCGTGAGGCTCTTAACGTTGCGAACTCTAAATGGCTTGCCCGCGTTATTATCCCGTTTAGATGCCCTTCACCCAAGGTGAGTGGCGCGATACCAGAGCGCTACCTTAAGTTGTCGATTATCCTGCGCTTTATCTTGGAGGAACTGTTCAGATCTCCCCGCCCGAATTTTGGAATTGTTACAACCTTAATGCGGTAACCCCCCTCTTCGATGGCAGCTCTGACTTTCCCCGCGATCTCATGTTGGTCATAGCCGAGGGCGATGATGTCTGGCTTGTAGGTTTCGATTACTTCCGAGATGTTCAACTCCTCATGCCCCAAGAAGGCTTTGTCGACAGGTTTTAGGCCCTCAACGATAGCGAGTCGTTCATCTTCTGGAAGAATTGGATCCTGCCCCTTTAAACGTCTGACTGTGGAGTCCCGCGCCACCACTACTATCAACTCAGCGCCCTTTCCACCTAACCTCTTTGCCTCTTCAAGGAAGCGGAGGTGTCCATAATGGATCAAGTCGAAGACACCTGAAGCCAGAACCCTCTTACGCTCAGACAAAGCCTATCATCTCTAACTGTCCTCTTCCCACCTGAAATCGATAACCTTCAGAAGACGCAGGGCGTCTAAGAGCCCTTCACAGTAAGCTAAGGAGATTAAAGCCGTGGTAACATGGCCGTTCTTTCTGAAATAAATGGCATCCTCAAAATACCTCCTTGCCAAATCTATGACTTCCCCACTGTTTCTGTCAATTTTTTTAAGCTCAAGCTGAGAGAACACCCTCTCGAGATTTCCCTTATACCTCTCAAACTTTATGCGATCCTGCTCATCCATAGTTTCCACCCAACAGCCCCTCACTACAGTGAGCACCGGCGAATGCCTTCAACGCTTCCTTCTCCATGAAGTGGAGCTCCCCTATGAAGATTATAATGTGAGGAGGACCACCGAAGTCAAATTGTAGTAGATCGCCCACTCTACTGCATTTGATAGTTGGCTGATCTGAGCCAACCCTGGCAACCCCTACAGCTATCCGCTCGGGAGTGACAACTCCCTCTCTCCGCCTCTTCTCTATGGAGAGAAGATACTCGAGGCCCTCTCTAACTGTCATATACCGTCCATGGCTGGCTGCTATGTCGAGGAGTACGAGTGTATGTAACCTCCTAGCAGTGTTCTCGCCGATTACGTCGTAAGGTGTCTCCGGTCTGTAGATCTCGCTAGGGAAGGGTATAGTAACCGTCCTCCCAAATTTGTAGTTTTGGAGCCCAGCTGCCCCAGCTGCGGCTGTTAGAATAGATACACCAGGAATGACCTTAGTTTCAATCCCCAGCTTGTAGGCGCGGAGCCTAAGGTCAATATGGGTAGTAGCCGCCATTGGGTCGCCTGGAACGAGGAGGACAACATCTGACGCATCCGCATCCTTCAGGATGGTCTCTTCAGGGCGCTCCTCTAGATCCTCCCTACTCAGCTTAACGATCGGCTTGCCTAAAATTTTCTCGAGGTTCTGGATCGAGAGGCGGGGCATAAGACTCGTGTAGAGTTCGATGTATATCTTCTCAGCCTCCACAGCCCGCTTAAGCCCGGATAAAGTTAACCCACCTTCGTGGTCTAGCCCCAACCCCACAAAGGTCAACATACCCAACCACCACCTATTGGAAATTTGGCAAAGAAATACTATATGGGGCGAGATTAAACAGCCGCCGCTCCAACAGACCAGTTATAGTAACGGAGCCGCTACCTTAGCCGCGTAGAACACGGTTCGTATACTAGAGGAGGGTTAAGGGGGATTAATTTAACCAAAAAGAGCCCCAAGTCCAGCTAGGGCCTCCTCCTCCTTCTTTTTCTCCTCTTTCACTTCCTTCTTCTTCTCCTCTTTGGGTTTTGCAGCCGCCTCAGCTGGCATTGGAGCTGCTGCCGGGGATGCAGGGGCAAACCCTATAGGGGATGACTTTAAGGCCTCGTCGATGTTGACCTCTGATATGGCAGCTACGAGTGCTTTAACCCTCGCCTCGTCGAAGGTTAGTCCTGACGCTGAAAGAACCTTCTTAAGATTCTCTTCATTGACGGGTTGTTTAGCGAAGTGTAGGAGAAGAGCCGCATGAATATATGGGGAAGACAACAACACTCACCTCATCACCAAACAGCCATAGACCTTTCGACCATTTAGGTTTTCCGATCTATTTATCTCCCCTCATATTTGAAGGTTTTGCCTGAGGTTAACTGTTTTGAGCCAGACCTAGCTGAGATGAGAACTCCAGCGAATGCCACGAATGCCAACGAGAGGTAAGCGGGTTGGTAGCCTAAGATGGCAATGAGACCGCCGATAAGGTAGGGTGAAAACGCCCCTACCCCGCTGCTTATTGTGAAGTATACGCCGAGACCGCTCCCTCGGCTGGCCTCTGGGAGAAACGTTGTGGCTAAGGTCTCCGTAAGTGGAAAAGTGGAGAAGAGAAATATTGCTACGATAGCGACGGTGGGTAGAGCCAGTAGTGGAGAAGGCGCTAAGGCAAAGGCGAGTGTGCCAATCCCGATTGCGGTGAGCATTGCCGTCAAGAGTACTCGACGGTCTATCCTATCAGTCAGATAGCCGCCGATGAGCTGCCCTGCCAAGCCAAAGAGGAAGAAAAGTGAAAGTGTACTGCCGGCTTGAGCCACGTCGAAGCTGTAAATTACAGTTAGAAGTAGTGGAAGGAAGGTTACAACGCCGCGGTCTACCACAGTGACTGAGGCGTTTATGCTTGAGAGTTTGAGTAGTTGGCGGTTCCGTAGCACAAATGTCATCCTCTTACGCTCCTCTACGGTTGCAGAGTTGGCTTGGCGCCCGGCGAGAGGGAGAAATATGGCGGAGGCAACTACTCCAAGGAGACCGAAGAGGAGGAATGGCGTCCTCCACCCCCAAGTGGCCAGATGTGTTACCATGAGTGGTGTGATGAAGAAGCTAAGGTTTGTGGCGATGCCGTGGAGCCCGTATGCGCGCCCTCTCTCTTCGCTAGGGAAGTTCTGGGCTATAACGGCTATAGCGGAAGGGTGGTAAGTTCCTCCACCAAATCCGGCCACCGCTTGGAATATAAGCAGTGTCCAGTAGTTGGGCGCAAGCCCTGAGAGGAAGATACCTACAGCTGAGAGAAGAAGCCCTAACCCTATAAGCAGCCTACGATCAACCCTATCAGCTATAGAACCTATTGGCAACTGGAAGATTGCGTACGGGATAAAGAAGGCTGAGGCTAAGAGTCCAGCTTCTGTAGTGGAGATCTCGAACTCCTTGATGAGTATGGGTAGAAGTGGGGGAAGTATCACCCAGTATGAGTGGTTGAGCCCATGGACTAGCGAACATAGGGCGAGAATCTTATACCTCCGCAACGGCTGATTCAAAGCTGCATTAGAGTGGAAATTGACGTATATTAAAATTCAACGGGCTCGGTGTTCAGAAAAGTAGGTGGTTAGCGCTTCAGCTGAGTGAAGGCGCGAATAAGCCCAAAACCGTTAAACTTCGAAGATGTTCGAGATGATTAGAATCTCTGGGCCGGTGGTTGTTGAGCCGACTAAAGCCCCACGGACATTTACCAGAATGCCGCTAGCTACGTAGGGAACCCCACCGTTCACAGTCCCAACATCCACAGGCACCTTCAGAACTTCAGTTATTAATGCCTTCTCCTCTTCTTCGGCGTGCGGGTGGAGTAGGGCGCCTCGATTTGTGGCTGCTGCGAAGGAACCGACATAGGGTAGGTGGGCTATCTCGGCGGGGTGAACCTCTACGTCGAAGATGTCCGCAAGCGCCCTCATCTCGCTGGGTTGGAAGGAAGGATCCACCACAGCGCCTTTGTCGTTAAGGAGGATTAGGTTGCCTAGGGCTGTCTTCTTTCCAGCTAGACGTTCTACGTTTATGTCCCTTAATTCCCGCTTGAGGAGGCGAACTTCTTCCTCAGACGAGTAGTAAGGTAGAGCTATTCCGTGCGTATTCCCAGCTGCTAGGACGCCGTTGAGCTTAGACTCTCCGACATCTATTTGACAGACATCAACCCCCAAGACTTTCCGTATCTTTGCAAGCTTGCCCTCGGACACCCCGGTGGGAACTAATGCATAGGTATCGGTAGCTAGGGCGTAGATTCCCAAGTTAGGGCTTCCGAGGATCTCAAATCTGTGAATAGTCAATTCACTCACCGATAAACAACCAGACACTATAAACCTTACCATTACTCCGCAGAAGACCCCGCTCTTTACTGGAAGATTGTAATATTCAGATACATGAAGACACAGGCAATGAATCGAACAGGGATGGCGAGATTTCGTTAGGCAATGGGGACCTTCAATCTCCCGAAGACATATAAAGGGAAAAGGAACAAGGTACCGGATAAAAAGAAGAAGATCCCTATACCTTCTTGAGATTGCCAGAATACAAAAGGGAGAACCCCGCCAAAAAAGCCGCCGATGACGCTGCCAAGCCCTGTTGACGCGTAGTAAAGCCCACTACTCTCTCCAAACTTTGTCCTAGGAACGAGTTGCATGGATAAGGCTGTACTTGAGACGCTGAATAACGCCCAAGATATGCCTATAACCCCCAACAACACTATCGCAATAACGACTGCACTGTTCAACGGCGAGATAGTACAGAGGATAAAGAGAGGGAAGAGAACTACGCGCGAAGCAGAAGCAACCATAATGAGCCTTTTATCACCATACTTATCAGCCATAACACCCGACCACTGATAACCCACAGCCGATGCCAGCGAATTCACAAAGAAGATACTAAAAATCACAAACGGCTCCAAGCCTACCTCATTGAGGAAGAAGATTGGAAACGCGGTGAAGACTATAGTAGCTGAAGCTGAAAATATGAAAACCCCAAGATTGAACAGACCTAGATCTGAACCCACCTCACTAACCATCTTCTTGAAGAAACCAATAAGGTTTGGTGGTCTGTGAATCCACCTGTAATGAAACCTGGCGCGCTCGGTGACACTTAACCCAGCACGCTCGGCGGCAATCTCTTCCCTATTAAGGGGGACATCAGGATCTCGAATAAGAACTAGGGAAGCTATGGATGCAACGACATACATGCCTGCAGAGATACACATCAAATCTGGAAAGCTGTAGACCGCAACGCCTATAGCGCCAATTATCAGACCAGCTGACCACCCTAAACCTGAAACCATCTGATATATTCCTATCTTCTCATTCCATTTTCCCCGAGCATTTAACTCTACTATAAGCATGTTGGTAGCTGGCTCATGCATAGTAAAGAAGAAAGCCTGCAACACACTCCAGATCAAGAAGTCCCAGACGCCCTTCGCGAAGGCTAACGGGACTAATGTAGCACCCGTTAGCAGAAAAGAGGCTACGACGAAGATCTTCCGTCTACCGAGCGTATCTGAGATCACCCCCCAAATAATTACTGAAGGAATCACGGCGAGGTTGAAGCATGCTGTAACAATACCTACATCCAGCAGAGTACACTTCAAATTCTCAACTATGAATAGTGGAACTAAGACTGATAAGAGACCTGCAGCCATTTTATATGGTATATAACCATAAAACCATAGGTTTCTACATCCAGGTTTGTCCATAACCGCAACTCTGATTAATCCTGAAAAGAGCGAGATAAAAGATTTAAAAGTTTTGTGAAACGTAGAAAATCAATTCACATGGTAGACCTAACGATCGAGAGTGGGCAAAGGTTATCTTAGAACCGTCTTTCTTTATTTTGGCTGCGGATGTGCGAAGATGAAGATGGTTCGAACTCTTCTCGTCTACATGGAAGCTGCTAAGCTGAAGACAGTCTTGCTCCTTGTTTTCACAGGCATAAGTGCTGCTATAGCTGGTGGAGGAATATCTGTCTTCGTCAACCCTACCCCCCTTTTAATGGCTGTAGTGTTATCAGGAGCAAGCGGGGCTGCGGGGGCCAACATGCTCACAAGCTATTTGGACAGGGACATCGATGCGGTTATGGAGAGGACTCGAAAAAGGCCACTGCCGAGCGGAAGATTGATTCCTGCAAAAAATGCCCTTTATGTGGGGCTGTCCCTACTCGTCATATCTTTAGCAGCTTCGGCTACCGTCAACTTGCTTTGCACCTTATTGATATTCATTGCAGTCGTGGACAATGTCTTAATCTACAGCATGTTTCTGAAACGGAAAAACCCCCTGAGCGTCATTCTGGGAGGTTTTTCTGGTGGAATACCAGTGCTCGTAGGCTACGCCGCTGCCACCGGAACTCTGCCACCCATCGCCTTCTTAGTGGCAGCCTTAGTCGTCCTCTGGATACCTACTCACATATGGAGCCTCGCCATAAGATATAGGGAAGACTACTCAAAGGTGAGAGTCCCTATGCTTCCTACGGTTGTCAGTGAGAAGAAGGCTGTTCGATGCATAGCTTCCACGTCTATCCTTCTCGTAGCTTTCTCCCTCTCCCTTTATTTTGCGGGGGCATTTGGGTTGCTCTACCTTGCAGTAGCCGCTACCTTAGGCGCCGGCATGATAACATTGAACACGATCCTAATTCTAAGGCCCACTAAGAGGAATGCCTGGATAGTCTACAAGTATTCAAGCCCATACTTGGGACTTCTCTTCATAGCAATGGTCTTAGATACATTATTGTAAAAACGAAGTCAACTTTAGGCGTAAGCCGCCACCTACATGCGACGGAGGGAGGCAAGAAGCTTCTTCGCCGACACTAACTCCTTCCCAATGCCCAGATTTTTCATAGAAAGACCTAACGCCAAGCCTAGAAGCTGAGTGAAGTAGACTGAAGGTATGGAATAGTGTGTTCCAAATTTCTTGTTGATCTTGCCTTGATAGGATTCCAGGTTCATCTGGCATAATGGGCAAGCTGTGGCTATGCATTGCGCACCATTCTCAACTGCGCATTTCAGGAGGTTTCTGACCAGCGGTAACCCTACATCTTCGTTAGTCATTAATAATGTACCACCACAACATCTCGCCTTTAGAGGATAGTTAACGACTTCGGCGCCAGCCCATGATAGGACGCGATCCATTGTTGTCGGAGCCTCAGGGTCGTCAAAAGATCTCATCGGACGAGTTATCTGACAGCCATAATAAGGGGCAACCTTTAACCCTCCTAGCCCGCGAGAGCCAAACTCTTCATTATCGGAGGATACAAACGACCGTATTCTCTCTTCGCCTACATCGTTTATTAATATATCCAATAGGTGGCGTATTTTCAACGAACCGAAATACGTGAGACCGATGCGGCCTAAGGTAAACTCAACCTGCTTTCTGAGCTTGGTATCCTCTGCTAAGAGTGTGTTTGTTTTGTTCAGGGTCGTAAAACAGGAGGGACAAATTACTAGTATATCCCTACTTGTCCTTTCAGCTCTCGCTAAGTTTCTAGCCACTAGGGCATGTGCACTTAGCTGATCTATCGAGATATACGCTGTAGCACCACAGCAGTTCCAGTCCTCCAACTCAACTAGACCTATCCCCAGTGCCTCTGCTACTAGCCTTGTTGAGGTATCGTAGCCTTTCTGCAAAAGCTGGACGGAGCAACCGGGATAATAGGTGTATTGAAGTAGCCGCTCCACTATATATCTGATCTCCATGATGCTTGTGACGTTATCTGTTTTATCTCGCGGAGTCCCTTGATCTTACATGGGAGATGTAGCAACCGTCCCCTAACCAGAAGCTTTAACCCAAGACACGCCATTCCTAACAATCTACGCGGGCTCGTCGTAAGAAAGAATTTCATGGAGAGCTCTATCTCAGAAACTCGACCTTTACGGTTCACGATATCCACGAACATCTTCGCAAGAGTCTTGGCGGGAGTACCTACACCATTCAAACCAAGCTTACCACTCAACTGCCTAAGCCTGTACATAATCTCGGTGAATTTGATTCCCGCTGGGCAGCGAACCGCGCATAGATAACAAGAGGAGCACAGCCAGAAGGTGTTACTTGCCAAAACCTTATCTACAGCACCAGCTCTAATCAAGGCGACAAGTTTTCGCGGTGTATAATCCATGGCGAAGCCAGCTGGACATGAGCTACTGCAAGTTCCGCATTGGACACATCGTCTCATCTTTTGGCCGCCAGGCATCTCGTAAAGTTCATCGACTAGGTCGCGATAGAGTGGATGACCGCAGTAATATTGAAACTCCTCATATTTATCGAGCCCTCCAAGCCTAGCTCTCCAAGTAGCAACGTACTCTCTTCCAAATTCATCCTTAGCAGTTTTGAACAAGATACCTTCTAGTATGCGGATGCTCTGTGTAATCTGGTAGAGAGTTTCCTCCCTTGCTGTCGATGGCTTCTGAGATTTATATTGTCTGATGAGA from Candidatus Bathyarchaeia archaeon carries:
- a CDS encoding translation initiation factor IF-2 subunit beta, with the protein product MNEKNYEQQLNRLYSNLPKGAATKTRFEPPRPSVVIAGNRTFITNLKHICETLNRDCQHLVRYLAKELATAGSIEEDQAVFQGKFDKVRVNHIVDDYIKEFVICPVCHAPDTKIVREERFRFLVCEACGAKSSVRAI
- the ahcY gene encoding adenosylhomocysteinase, with amino-acid sequence MREFEVKDISLAVGGRLSIEWAESRMPVLMSIRSDFEKRKPLKGVKVGACLHVTKETAVLTRTLKAGGAEVYLCGSNPLSTQDDVAAALASEGTNVYAWRGQTGEEYYRCIENVLSHQPEVTLDDGADLVMTLHTKKKDQLRAVIGGTEETTTGVVRLRAMAKSGVLSYPIIAVNDAYTKYLFDNRYGTGQSTIDGILRATGLLLAGKSFVVCGYGWCGRGIAMRARGMGANVIVTEVSPLKALEAKMDGFLVMPLLMASEIGDFFVTATGNINVIRGEHMSKMKSGAVIANAGHFNVEVSIAELSELAEQKRLIRPNVDEYRLKDGRRIYLLAEGRLVNLAAAEGHPPEVMMMSFANQALSVEYLLRHGRDMEPKVFRVPEEIDERVAKLALQSQKVEIDNLTAEQIEYMRSWEMGTT
- the metG gene encoding methionine--tRNA ligase yields the protein MGRWLVTSAWPYINHVPHLGTMIGSVLSADVVARYLRMKGEEVVFVSGSDEHGTPIEVEAIKEGKHPKELTDRNHAKIKDLFQRWKISFDNYTRTESPVHKEIVREILLKIYKNGYITTEETILPWCPRCQRFLPDRFVEGICPYCGYEGARGDQCDFCGRLLEPTKLIGLHCTICGAHPTLRKSKHWLFDLPKFSQKLLEYIENNRQLPDNARNATLKMIEEGLKPRPITRDNFWGIPAPFPGAEGKTVYVWIEAVLGYISATIEYFRDKDNPEGWRDYWVDPSTRTLYFVGKDNIPFHTIILPALLLASGEKYNLPWNVDSTEFLMFEGQKFSKSRRVGVWIDEALEMYPVDYWRYTLISSRPEAKDSNFTWDGFLEKVNSDLNDTLGNFIHRTLTFVDRYYSGRIPKPNRLDKEDEAVLQSIKKYSADVASYIERFRLQAAVGAVMELARLGNKYINDREPWKTIKTTPERTAATIYTSAQIVKALAVLLAPFMPSTAEYVWGLLGLPNSVHDQRWMSASEELPPNHRVMKPKPIFSKIELSEVRRKLEVGAVARDEGKMTVDELSKFSLKIGKIIDVNSVPGSTKLYKLTVDIGGSEHKTAVAGLKGNYSAEELRGRLVAVVTNIKPQKIFGVESEVMILAGEDDEKVALLQPDRQLKPGSKIY
- a CDS encoding CehA/McbA family metallohydrolase; amino-acid sequence: MELKLDLHVHTVYSLDSYITLEEAIERAKEQGLDGVAITDHNTTKVCNRLPNNSGLIIVPGIEVSSLGAHILGLGIRDNIPRSMPAAETVEAIHSLGGVAVIAHPTSILKGAKEETIKLARPDAIETVNSSTIWPFSTKMSRRLAEKLALPQTGGSDAHTPKSIGTAYTRIDVDRPTLDDILKALKEGRSKAEGGRDSWRNLAFRVGMRVIKSGRAFRSRPLSDPGLGL
- a CDS encoding adenylyltransferase/cytidyltransferase family protein, which translates into the protein MSERKRVLASGVFDLIHYGHLRFLEEAKRLGGKGAELIVVVARDSTVRRLKGQDPILPEDERLAIVEGLKPVDKAFLGHEELNISEVIETYKPDIIALGYDQHEIAGKVRAAIEEGGYRIKVVTIPKFGRGDLNSSSKIKRRIIDNLR
- a CDS encoding DUF357 domain-containing protein; translation: MDEQDRIKFERYKGNLERVFSQLELKKIDRNSGEVIDLARRYFEDAIYFRKNGHVTTALISLAYCEGLLDALRLLKVIDFRWEEDS
- the dph5 gene encoding diphthine synthase, coding for MLTFVGLGLDHEGGLTLSGLKRAVEAEKIYIELYTSLMPRLSIQNLEKILGKPIVKLSREDLEERPEETILKDADASDVVLLVPGDPMAATTHIDLRLRAYKLGIETKVIPGVSILTAAAGAAGLQNYKFGRTVTIPFPSEIYRPETPYDVIGENTARRLHTLVLLDIAASHGRYMTVREGLEYLLSIEKRRREGVVTPERIAVGVARVGSDQPTIKCSRVGDLLQFDFGGPPHIIIFIGELHFMEKEALKAFAGAHCSEGLLGGNYG
- the rpl12p gene encoding 50S ribosomal protein P1 → MSSPYIHAALLLHFAKQPVNEENLKKVLSASGLTFDEARVKALVAAISEVNIDEALKSSPIGFAPASPAAAPMPAEAAAKPKEEKKKEVKEEKKKEEEALAGLGALFG